The following proteins come from a genomic window of Geomonas sp. RF6:
- a CDS encoding DUF2288 domain-containing protein: protein MEEDATAESTKERLALQVDVADWLTLRAHLERGGLIVVHPELDISEVGARIASDDVPLVENWILKGQIGKPTHLQVERWDLEKLKLFRCLIVSPYVLIQEETPDPELE from the coding sequence ATGGAAGAAGATGCAACTGCTGAAAGCACGAAGGAAAGACTGGCGTTGCAGGTGGACGTTGCCGACTGGTTGACACTGCGGGCTCACCTGGAGAGAGGGGGGCTCATCGTGGTTCACCCGGAGCTCGATATTTCGGAGGTCGGAGCCCGGATAGCTTCTGATGACGTGCCGCTGGTGGAAAACTGGATCCTGAAGGGGCAGATCGGCAAGCCGACTCATCTGCAGGTGGAAAGGTGGGATCTGGAGAAGTTGAAGCTCTTCCGGTGTCTGATCGTTTCCCCGTACGTGCTCATTCAGGAGGAGACGCCAGACCCGGAGCTGGAGTAG
- a CDS encoding YceH family protein, with amino-acid sequence MDLVLNDIEVRVLGALVEKELTTPEYYPLSLNALTNACNQKSNRDPVMSLEESDVVHALDSLRFKQLALLSGEGGRVAKYRHALVEKYRFSPADLALLCELLLRGPQTAGELRTRGERMHSFPDVSSVEQTLEELMERTPPCVTKLPRQPGRKEPRYCHLFAGEPDLSAEARPSEGRGGGAENERIAALEQEVADLRQELAELYNTVTDLKKALE; translated from the coding sequence ATGGATCTTGTGCTGAACGACATAGAAGTGCGGGTGCTCGGCGCCCTGGTGGAGAAGGAGCTCACCACGCCGGAGTACTACCCTCTTTCCCTCAACGCGCTGACCAACGCCTGCAACCAGAAGTCGAACCGTGACCCGGTGATGAGCCTGGAGGAGTCCGATGTGGTGCACGCCCTGGACTCCCTGCGCTTCAAGCAGCTTGCGCTTCTATCCGGGGAAGGGGGGAGGGTGGCGAAGTACCGCCACGCCCTGGTGGAAAAGTACCGCTTTTCACCGGCAGACCTCGCCCTTTTGTGCGAGCTTTTGCTGAGAGGTCCGCAAACGGCGGGGGAGCTGCGGACCAGGGGTGAAAGGATGCACTCCTTCCCGGACGTCTCCTCGGTGGAGCAGACGCTCGAAGAGCTCATGGAGCGGACACCGCCGTGCGTAACGAAGCTGCCTCGCCAGCCCGGCCGGAAGGAGCCGCGATACTGCCACCTCTTTGCCGGCGAGCCCGATCTTTCAGCAGAGGCGCGTCCTTCCGAGGGGAGGGGGGGTGGAGCGGAAAACGAGCGCATAGCGGCGCTGGAGCAAGAGGTGGCGGATCTGCGCCAGGAACTGGCCGAGCTCTACAACACGGTAACCGATCTGAAGAAGGCTCTGGAGTAA
- a CDS encoding FKBP-type peptidyl-prolyl cis-trans isomerase, which yields MAVAKKGDKVKINYTGKLEDGTVFDTTLEEGCCDDDDCGCEAGPLELTIGQEEFFPQIEEGLIGMAPGESKTVVIPAEEAFGEYDEEEVFTISREQLDGDFEPEVGMELELTGDDDEPVGVTVVAVAEDTITVDANHPLAGEDITYTFELVEIL from the coding sequence ATGGCAGTTGCAAAAAAAGGGGACAAAGTAAAGATCAACTACACCGGCAAGCTCGAAGACGGCACGGTCTTCGACACCACTCTCGAAGAAGGGTGCTGCGATGACGACGATTGCGGCTGCGAAGCCGGCCCCCTTGAGCTCACTATCGGTCAGGAAGAATTCTTCCCCCAGATAGAAGAAGGGCTGATCGGCATGGCTCCCGGGGAATCGAAAACGGTCGTTATCCCCGCAGAAGAGGCGTTTGGCGAGTACGACGAGGAAGAGGTGTTCACCATCAGCCGCGAGCAGCTGGACGGCGACTTCGAGCCGGAAGTGGGGATGGAGCTGGAACTGACCGGTGACGACGACGAGCCTGTCGGTGTGACCGTTGTGGCAGTCGCGGAAGATACCATCACCGTCGACGCCAACCACCCCCTCGCAGGCGAGGACATCACCTACACCTTCGAACTCGTAGAGATCCTCTAG
- a CDS encoding tRNA dihydrouridine synthase, protein MTTISAAPENLSRPLPWLPGETPLMLAPMQGLTNRALRSLFIEWVRPDVVFTEIMRVRPMVAKQQLSAVDLAEVGALEGGVPLVVQLIGPGREALVSAAEAAQAAGAVQINLNMGCPFGRMTSSLSGGGMLKRPEELKEIIPALRSAISCTFSIKLRAGFDDPRQIFSLLPLFEECEVDFLVLHPRTVVQAYSGHADHAITAEVVKSTSIPVIANGDICTGTDAARVLEETQAAGLMLGRGAIADPVLFERARGRAGSAPDRAEKVRVLRHYLFSLLPLYSEMFCGDMQILNKMKAVLSTMTDLALEKELKHLKRAKTLHAFRAHMEALQ, encoded by the coding sequence ATGACGACAATCTCTGCAGCTCCCGAGAACCTTTCCCGCCCTCTCCCGTGGCTCCCCGGCGAAACTCCGCTCATGCTCGCCCCGATGCAGGGGCTGACGAACCGTGCGCTCCGCTCCCTTTTCATCGAGTGGGTGCGTCCTGACGTGGTGTTCACGGAAATCATGAGGGTAAGGCCGATGGTTGCCAAGCAGCAGCTATCCGCCGTCGATCTCGCCGAGGTCGGGGCTTTGGAGGGGGGCGTCCCCCTGGTGGTGCAGCTCATCGGACCGGGGAGAGAGGCGCTCGTATCGGCGGCGGAGGCGGCGCAGGCGGCGGGGGCGGTACAGATCAACCTGAACATGGGGTGCCCTTTCGGGCGGATGACCAGCTCGCTGAGCGGCGGCGGGATGCTGAAGCGCCCCGAGGAGCTAAAGGAGATCATCCCGGCGCTGCGCAGCGCCATCTCGTGCACATTCTCCATCAAGCTGCGCGCCGGCTTCGATGATCCCAGGCAAATATTTTCCCTGCTCCCCCTTTTCGAGGAGTGCGAGGTCGACTTCCTGGTCCTGCACCCGCGCACGGTGGTACAAGCGTACAGCGGGCACGCCGACCATGCGATAACGGCAGAAGTGGTGAAGAGCACCTCCATCCCGGTCATCGCCAATGGCGACATCTGCACCGGCACCGATGCGGCGCGGGTTCTGGAAGAGACGCAGGCCGCGGGGCTCATGCTCGGTCGCGGCGCGATAGCCGATCCGGTCCTCTTCGAGAGGGCTCGCGGGCGGGCCGGGAGTGCGCCGGATCGCGCCGAAAAGGTCCGCGTGCTGCGCCACTACCTGTTCAGCCTGCTCCCCCTCTACAGCGAGATGTTTTGCGGCGACATGCAGATTCTCAACAAGATGAAGGCTGTCCTCTCCACTATGACGGACCTGGCGCTGGAGAAGGAGCTGAAGCATCTGAAGAGGGCAAAGACGCTGCATGCTTTCCGCGCACATATGGAGGCGCTGCAGTAG
- a CDS encoding MFS transporter, whose amino-acid sequence MPEKARMRRKRTTIFCALAYIYILVYFYRVSMAVVAGDLARELHLTPQQLGTLASVLFYVYGLAQIPLGPMIDRLGGRIVITGCGVLTTCGGFLFAQATNMAMAMAGRVLIGVGTSCVLMATFTIFSYWFSKDEFGRVSSLTISIGNMGNLAATAPLALAVAALGWRKSFVIIAFLQAVATVLVFLMVQDRPGQAGAVQEGARREGILEAWGYIGRNRDFWLLAFLAFFWYGNYLTLQGLWGGPYLLGVLKLTQVETGRMLMYTSIGFICGSFFLDRVSRRLFRSYKRTLWTGQFLLLLLVASFLGPAEWMHRALLGPLFFAIGIAVSTGASIYPIMRSMFPVRLIGTALTSLNFFVLMGAALTQQIMGLIIGRFSSNPLAASPHAFHTAFLFPTAGLAAALVCYLFAREYKGQD is encoded by the coding sequence ATGCCAGAAAAAGCCCGCATGCGCCGCAAGCGCACCACCATCTTCTGCGCACTGGCCTACATCTACATCCTGGTCTACTTCTACCGCGTCTCCATGGCGGTGGTCGCCGGGGACCTCGCGCGCGAGCTGCACCTCACCCCCCAGCAGCTGGGGACCCTGGCGAGCGTCCTCTTCTACGTCTACGGCTTGGCCCAGATCCCGCTCGGTCCGATGATAGACCGGCTGGGGGGGCGGATAGTCATCACCGGCTGCGGCGTTCTCACCACCTGCGGAGGCTTTCTCTTCGCGCAGGCGACAAATATGGCGATGGCCATGGCCGGTCGCGTCCTCATAGGTGTCGGCACCTCCTGCGTCCTCATGGCCACCTTCACCATCTTCAGTTACTGGTTCAGCAAGGACGAATTCGGGCGGGTATCGAGCCTCACCATCTCCATTGGAAATATGGGGAATCTGGCGGCGACCGCCCCACTCGCCCTGGCTGTCGCGGCCCTTGGGTGGCGCAAAAGCTTTGTGATAATCGCCTTTTTGCAGGCGGTCGCCACCGTCCTCGTTTTTCTTATGGTGCAGGATCGTCCGGGGCAAGCCGGCGCGGTGCAGGAGGGGGCCCGCAGGGAAGGGATCCTGGAGGCATGGGGGTACATAGGGCGCAACCGCGACTTCTGGCTGCTGGCCTTTCTTGCCTTCTTCTGGTACGGCAACTACCTGACGCTGCAGGGGCTCTGGGGGGGGCCGTATCTCCTCGGCGTATTGAAGCTGACCCAGGTGGAGACCGGGCGCATGCTCATGTACACCTCCATCGGCTTCATCTGCGGCAGCTTCTTCCTCGACAGGGTCTCCCGGAGACTCTTTCGCTCCTACAAGCGGACGCTCTGGACCGGGCAGTTCCTCCTGCTCCTGCTGGTGGCGTCCTTCCTCGGCCCTGCGGAGTGGATGCACCGGGCCCTTCTCGGTCCCCTCTTTTTTGCCATCGGAATAGCGGTTTCCACCGGCGCCTCCATCTATCCGATCATGCGCAGCATGTTCCCGGTCCGCCTGATCGGCACCGCCCTCACCTCCCTCAACTTCTTCGTCCTCATGGGGGCGGCGCTGACGCAGCAGATCATGGGGCTGATTATAGGGCGCTTCTCCTCGAACCCCCTGGCCGCCTCCCCGCACGCCTTCCACACGGCATTTCTCTTCCCCACCGCGGGACTCGCGGCGGCGCTGGTCTGTTATCTCTTTGCAAGGGAGTACAAGGGGCAGGACTGA
- a CDS encoding GMP reductase produces the protein MRVESDLKLGFSDVLIRPKRSNLKSRSQVELRRTYKFLHSGVEWTGVPVIAANMDTTGTFETASVLARYGLLTAIHKHYDSAQWGPFLSQHGDDIYQHVMVSTGTSDVDFEKLTRIISDYPRISFICIDVANGYAESFVAHVKRVRGAFHDKTIIAGNVVTGEMVEELILSGADVVKVGIGSGSVCTTRVKAGVGYPQLSAVIECADAAHGLGGRIISDGGCNCPGDVAKAFGGGADFVMLGGMFAGHAESGGQLTEHDGKEYKMFYGMSSSTAMNRHSGGVASYRAAEGKTVEVPYRGPIEDTVREILGGVRSACTYVGASALRELSKRTTFVRVREQENRVFS, from the coding sequence ATGCGAGTCGAGAGCGATCTCAAACTGGGGTTTTCCGACGTACTGATACGGCCGAAGCGCTCCAACCTGAAGAGCCGGTCCCAGGTGGAGCTGCGCAGAACATACAAGTTCCTGCACAGCGGCGTGGAGTGGACGGGCGTCCCGGTAATTGCCGCGAACATGGACACCACCGGCACCTTCGAGACGGCGAGTGTCCTCGCCCGCTACGGATTGCTCACCGCCATCCACAAGCACTACGACTCCGCCCAGTGGGGACCTTTTCTCTCTCAGCACGGCGACGACATCTACCAGCATGTCATGGTCAGCACCGGAACTTCCGACGTCGATTTCGAAAAACTCACCCGCATCATCTCCGACTATCCGAGAATCTCCTTCATCTGCATCGATGTGGCGAACGGCTACGCCGAGAGCTTCGTCGCCCATGTCAAAAGGGTGCGCGGAGCCTTCCACGACAAGACCATCATCGCGGGGAACGTGGTGACGGGGGAGATGGTCGAGGAGCTCATACTTTCGGGGGCGGACGTGGTGAAGGTGGGGATAGGCTCGGGGTCGGTGTGCACGACCCGGGTAAAGGCGGGTGTGGGGTATCCCCAGCTCTCCGCTGTGATCGAGTGCGCCGACGCCGCGCACGGGCTCGGCGGGAGGATAATCTCCGACGGGGGGTGCAATTGCCCGGGGGACGTGGCGAAGGCCTTCGGCGGCGGTGCAGACTTCGTCATGCTGGGGGGGATGTTCGCCGGACACGCCGAGAGCGGCGGCCAGCTCACGGAGCACGACGGGAAGGAGTACAAGATGTTCTACGGCATGAGCTCCTCCACAGCCATGAACAGGCATTCGGGAGGGGTGGCCTCCTACCGCGCGGCGGAGGGGAAGACGGTGGAGGTGCCGTACCGGGGGCCGATAGAGGACACGGTGCGGGAGATCCTGGGGGGAGTGCGCTCCGCCTGCACCTACGTGGGAGCGTCGGCACTGAGGGAGCTCAGCAAGCGCACGACATTTGTGCGGGTAAGGGAGCAGGAGAACCGCGTCTTTAGCTAG
- the ovoA gene encoding 5-histidylcysteine sulfoxide synthase: MQLKGLHTVPLGNGDPEQKRAEILSYFHRTFDLDERLYETLKDEDAFYVRADRLRHPLIFYFGHTAAFFINKLVISRVIETRIDPPLEALLAVGVDEMSWDDLDKTPRDWPTVRQVKAYRDQVRLLVDEVIRTWPLTLPIGWESPFWIIMMGIEHERIHLETSSVLIRQLPLDRVRPLPFWEICRESGAPPENMLIPVPGGRVVLGKEFSDPIYGWDNEYGRHEKEVPGFFASKYLVSNREFLGFVEAGGYGDQQWWTEEGWKWRCFREAEYPLFWVKGEEGFGLRTMLEVIDLPWNWPVEVNWLEAKAFCNWLAATSGRPIRLPTEDEWVRLHDVCRVPDQPQWEKAPGNINLEYWCSCCPVDRFAAGNFFDVIGNVWQWTETPIFPFRGFRVHPSYDDFSTPTFDSRHNLFKGGSWISTGNEATRDARYAFRRHFFQHAGFRYIESAAPVELHHDQYETDELAGQYCDAHYGDEHFGVPNSPRTIARICLETSAGRRREHALDVGCAVGRATFELARGFSKVTGIDLSARFFRLAARMQEEGYLRYAGPEEGEILSYHEVSLERLGLASLPGVVEFYQADACNLPEKFTGYDLVLAANLIDRLYAPRAFLASIHERMNPGGLLVITSPYSWREEFTRKSDWIGGYKEAGESITTLDGLKALLTPRFRLLGEPRDLPFTLRETRRKFQHSIAQMTVWELK, translated from the coding sequence ATGCAGTTGAAAGGACTTCATACTGTACCCCTCGGCAATGGAGACCCGGAGCAGAAGCGCGCGGAGATACTGAGCTACTTCCATCGCACCTTCGATCTGGACGAGAGGCTGTACGAGACGCTGAAGGACGAGGATGCCTTCTACGTGCGAGCCGACCGGCTGCGGCACCCCCTGATCTTCTACTTCGGCCACACCGCCGCCTTTTTCATCAACAAGCTGGTCATCTCCCGCGTCATCGAGACGCGCATCGACCCGCCCCTGGAGGCGCTCCTTGCTGTCGGCGTCGACGAGATGTCGTGGGACGACCTGGACAAGACGCCGCGGGACTGGCCGACGGTGCGCCAGGTAAAGGCCTACCGCGACCAGGTGCGTCTCCTGGTGGACGAGGTAATCCGCACCTGGCCACTGACTCTGCCGATCGGGTGGGAGAGCCCCTTCTGGATCATCATGATGGGGATCGAGCACGAGCGGATCCACCTGGAGACCTCCTCGGTGCTGATACGCCAGCTCCCCCTCGACCGTGTGCGCCCCCTCCCCTTCTGGGAGATCTGCAGGGAATCGGGAGCGCCTCCCGAAAACATGCTCATTCCGGTCCCCGGGGGGCGGGTCGTGCTCGGGAAGGAGTTCAGCGATCCGATCTACGGCTGGGACAACGAGTACGGCCGTCACGAAAAGGAGGTCCCCGGCTTCTTCGCCTCGAAGTACCTCGTCTCCAACCGGGAGTTTCTCGGTTTCGTGGAGGCGGGAGGTTATGGCGACCAGCAATGGTGGACCGAGGAGGGGTGGAAGTGGCGCTGCTTCAGGGAAGCGGAGTATCCCCTCTTCTGGGTGAAAGGGGAGGAGGGCTTCGGGCTGCGCACCATGCTCGAGGTCATCGACCTGCCGTGGAATTGGCCTGTGGAGGTGAACTGGCTGGAGGCAAAGGCATTCTGCAACTGGCTCGCGGCCACGAGCGGGAGGCCGATCCGGCTTCCCACGGAGGATGAGTGGGTGAGGCTGCACGACGTCTGCCGGGTGCCGGACCAGCCGCAATGGGAGAAGGCGCCGGGAAACATAAACCTCGAGTACTGGTGCTCCTGCTGTCCCGTCGACCGCTTCGCCGCGGGGAACTTCTTCGACGTGATCGGCAACGTGTGGCAGTGGACCGAAACGCCGATCTTTCCATTTCGCGGCTTCAGGGTGCATCCAAGCTACGACGACTTCTCCACCCCCACCTTCGACTCGCGGCACAACCTCTTCAAGGGGGGCTCCTGGATCTCCACCGGGAACGAAGCGACCCGCGATGCCCGCTATGCCTTCAGGCGCCATTTCTTCCAGCATGCCGGGTTCCGCTACATCGAGAGCGCCGCGCCGGTCGAGCTGCACCACGACCAGTACGAGACGGACGAGCTGGCTGGCCAGTACTGCGACGCCCACTATGGAGACGAGCACTTCGGCGTGCCGAACTCGCCGCGGACCATCGCCCGGATCTGCCTCGAAACGAGCGCCGGGCGCAGGAGGGAGCACGCGCTCGACGTGGGGTGCGCGGTGGGGCGCGCCACCTTCGAGCTGGCGCGCGGTTTCTCGAAGGTGACAGGAATCGATCTTTCCGCCCGCTTCTTCCGGCTCGCCGCACGGATGCAGGAAGAGGGGTATTTGCGCTACGCCGGGCCGGAGGAAGGTGAAATCCTCTCCTACCACGAGGTGAGCCTGGAGCGTTTGGGGCTCGCTTCCCTGCCGGGGGTGGTGGAATTTTATCAGGCCGACGCCTGCAACCTCCCGGAGAAGTTCACCGGCTACGACCTGGTCCTGGCGGCGAACCTGATCGACCGGCTCTACGCGCCCCGCGCCTTTCTCGCCTCCATCCACGAAAGGATGAACCCTGGAGGGCTTCTCGTTATCACCTCCCCTTACAGCTGGCGCGAGGAATTTACTAGAAAGAGCGACTGGATCGGCGGCTACAAGGAGGCAGGGGAGAGCATCACCACCCTGGACGGGCTGAAGGCGCTCCTCACGCCGCGCTTCCGCCTGCTGGGCGAGCCGCGCGATCTCCCCTTCACCTTGCGCGAGACGCGCCGCAAGTTCCAGCACAGCATCGCGCAGATGACGGTCTGGGAGTTGAAATAA
- a CDS encoding protoheme IX farnesyltransferase, whose product MIASLCRLFRLRLVLVNAVSATAGYLLLAADPDPATMAALFAGVFLLVSAASALNQVLERDLDSVMERTATRPLPQGEITPAAAMAVSAFCIVGGSLLLFRAGGLLPPLWGGAALAWYLVVYTPLKRRTPFALPLGALCGALPPVIGWCTAGGRSTDFRIVLVGALWYLWQVPHFWLLQGRHREEYREASLPLFDPSSGTVSSLVHCTWIVALMALLLLFPLLGLMPPLAAAGCAALCCLVLANDSRAGRAFRISSFNLLPVLFTAALYLGR is encoded by the coding sequence ATGATAGCTTCTCTGTGCAGGCTCTTCCGGCTGCGGCTGGTGCTGGTGAATGCCGTCTCTGCCACCGCAGGGTACCTTCTTTTGGCGGCGGATCCCGACCCGGCTACCATGGCCGCGCTCTTTGCCGGTGTCTTCCTCCTCGTTTCCGCGGCGTCCGCCCTGAACCAGGTGCTGGAGCGGGATCTGGACAGCGTCATGGAGCGCACGGCAACCCGCCCGCTGCCGCAGGGTGAGATCACTCCCGCTGCCGCCATGGCCGTTTCAGCTTTTTGCATCGTGGGGGGATCGCTTCTCCTTTTCCGCGCGGGCGGTCTCCTCCCTCCACTATGGGGAGGGGCGGCGCTCGCCTGGTATCTTGTCGTGTACACGCCGCTGAAGCGCCGCACCCCCTTCGCCCTCCCGCTCGGCGCACTGTGCGGCGCGCTCCCCCCCGTCATCGGCTGGTGCACGGCGGGAGGGAGGAGCACCGACTTCCGCATCGTGCTCGTCGGGGCGCTCTGGTACCTCTGGCAGGTGCCGCATTTCTGGCTGCTGCAGGGGCGTCATCGCGAGGAGTACCGGGAGGCATCCCTTCCCCTCTTCGACCCTTCCTCCGGCACGGTGAGCTCCCTGGTGCACTGCACCTGGATCGTGGCGCTCATGGCGCTTCTCCTCCTTTTTCCCCTCCTCGGCCTGATGCCACCTCTCGCGGCAGCAGGCTGCGCCGCTCTCTGCTGTCTCGTCCTTGCCAACGACTCCCGCGCCGGAAGGGCGTTTCGCATCTCCTCATTCAACCTGCTCCCGGTCCTTTTCACCGCGGCGCTGTACCTCGGCAGATGA
- the coxB gene encoding cytochrome c oxidase subunit II, with the protein MQKELLTTVQAVDPVFIAIFGVCLVMLVGVTAATVIFVFRYRRSRAPEPTSQVEGSLWLETLWTLLPTLIVLAMFYYGWAGYLTLRTVPANAFPITATARMWSWSFKYPNGKSSAKLVVPVGKPVKVALVSKDVLHGFYLPAFRVKRDVVPGMQNYVWFVAAKEGSYDVFCSQYCGTSHSGMVTAVQALPAQKFEAWLQEKEAGGGAAGRAVLEKYGCLGCHSLDGSRKIGPSLKGIWGRSVTVHSGNTERALIVDEAYLRHSITEPAADVVDGYKPVMPSFAGQLTEEEMRGVLAFLRTQGKEAPGGDGAKIAKERGCLGCHSVDGSRLVGPSFKGLYGRETRVSRNGKTVVVKADETYIRESILTPHAAVVEGYQPVMPDFDDLREAELGALVRYIEGIK; encoded by the coding sequence GTGCAGAAAGAGCTGCTGACAACCGTTCAGGCCGTCGATCCGGTCTTCATCGCCATCTTCGGGGTCTGCCTCGTCATGCTGGTCGGTGTCACCGCGGCGACCGTGATCTTCGTCTTTCGCTACCGCCGCTCGCGCGCCCCGGAGCCAACCTCCCAGGTGGAGGGAAGCCTCTGGCTGGAGACGCTGTGGACCCTTCTTCCCACCCTCATCGTCCTTGCCATGTTCTACTACGGCTGGGCCGGGTATCTCACCCTGCGCACCGTTCCCGCAAACGCCTTCCCCATCACCGCCACCGCGCGGATGTGGTCCTGGTCCTTCAAGTATCCAAACGGCAAGTCCAGCGCGAAGCTCGTTGTGCCGGTGGGGAAACCGGTGAAGGTCGCGCTGGTATCGAAGGACGTGCTGCACGGCTTCTACCTCCCCGCTTTCCGGGTGAAGCGCGATGTCGTCCCGGGGATGCAGAACTACGTCTGGTTCGTGGCGGCAAAGGAGGGGTCCTACGACGTCTTCTGCTCGCAGTATTGCGGCACCAGCCACTCGGGGATGGTGACAGCGGTGCAAGCGCTTCCTGCCCAGAAATTCGAGGCGTGGCTGCAGGAAAAGGAAGCCGGGGGTGGCGCAGCAGGGCGCGCCGTGCTGGAGAAATACGGCTGCCTCGGGTGCCATTCCCTCGACGGCAGCAGAAAGATCGGCCCGTCGTTGAAGGGGATCTGGGGGCGCAGCGTCACGGTGCACTCCGGGAACACCGAGCGGGCGCTCATCGTGGACGAGGCGTACCTGCGCCACTCCATCACGGAACCTGCGGCGGACGTGGTCGATGGCTACAAGCCGGTCATGCCCTCTTTCGCGGGGCAGCTGACCGAGGAGGAGATGCGGGGGGTGCTTGCTTTCCTCCGCACCCAGGGGAAGGAAGCCCCAGGCGGTGACGGCGCGAAGATTGCGAAGGAGAGAGGATGCCTCGGGTGCCACTCCGTCGACGGGTCACGCCTGGTCGGTCCGAGCTTCAAGGGGCTCTACGGCAGGGAGACGCGAGTCTCCAGAAACGGGAAAACGGTGGTGGTGAAGGCGGACGAGACGTACATCAGGGAGTCGATCCTCACCCCGCACGCAGCGGTGGTGGAGGGGTACCAGCCGGTGATGCCGGATTTCGACGATCTGCGCGAGGCGGAACTGGGCGCGCTGGTGCGCTATATCGAGGGGATAAAATGA
- a CDS encoding cytochrome C oxidase subunit IV family protein yields MRSAEGTHHVVSYGKLTLVWIVLLVLTALSVAITRADLGAYKVWGALSIACVKSGLVIAVFMHMKYESALLRAFLLVALVTLAIFIGFTFFDVLYR; encoded by the coding sequence GTGAGAAGCGCAGAAGGTACACACCACGTCGTAAGCTACGGAAAGCTCACCCTCGTCTGGATCGTGCTCCTCGTCCTGACCGCCCTTTCCGTCGCCATCACCCGCGCGGATCTAGGCGCCTACAAGGTGTGGGGAGCCCTCTCCATTGCCTGCGTCAAATCGGGGCTCGTCATCGCCGTCTTCATGCACATGAAGTACGAGTCCGCGCTCCTGCGCGCCTTTCTCCTGGTCGCGCTGGTGACACTGGCGATCTTCATCGGGTTCACCTTTTTTGACGTCCTGTACCGCTGA
- a CDS encoding cytochrome c oxidase subunit 3, with translation MSEHVHRDDAGAKLGMWLFLFSELLLFGGLFILYAVYLGRYPQHFSSGGKQLDVVIGTINTLILLTSSLLAAMAVSAVQRGERGRALGLLAGTIGCAAIFMVDKYIEWSTKIGHGVYPGSRHLETGPPGESVFFGLYYVTTGLHGIHVLAGAALLGWAALRIKTGAIHADSYVALENGTLYWHLVDLVWIFIFPLYYLIL, from the coding sequence ATGAGCGAGCACGTGCACAGGGACGACGCCGGCGCCAAGCTGGGGATGTGGCTCTTTCTTTTCAGCGAGCTCCTTCTTTTCGGGGGGCTCTTCATCCTGTACGCCGTCTACCTCGGCCGCTACCCGCAGCACTTCTCCTCCGGCGGGAAGCAGCTGGACGTGGTGATAGGGACCATCAACACCCTCATCCTCCTCACCAGCAGCCTCCTCGCCGCCATGGCGGTAAGCGCGGTGCAGCGCGGTGAGCGCGGCCGCGCGCTGGGGCTGCTCGCGGGGACGATCGGCTGCGCGGCGATCTTCATGGTCGACAAGTACATCGAGTGGAGCACCAAGATCGGCCATGGCGTCTACCCCGGCTCCCGGCACCTGGAGACCGGTCCCCCGGGGGAATCGGTATTCTTCGGCCTGTACTACGTGACCACCGGGCTGCACGGGATCCACGTGCTGGCGGGCGCAGCCCTTCTGGGGTGGGCCGCGCTGCGCATCAAGACCGGCGCCATCCATGCCGACTCCTATGTGGCGCTGGAAAACGGCACCCTCTACTGGCACCTGGTCGACCTGGTGTGGATCTTCATCTTCCCCCTCTATTACCTCATCCTCTGA